In a genomic window of Cardiocondyla obscurior isolate alpha-2009 linkage group LG08, Cobs3.1, whole genome shotgun sequence:
- the Prosbeta6 gene encoding proteasome subunit beta type-1 gives MHQTTMELLTETGKGRLPDYEVQGAKKVSFSPYSDNGGSVVALAGDDFCVIAADTRLSTGFSIYTREQDKLFSLSNTTILGCSGCWCDTLTLTRLLSARMQMYKHEHQKEMSTPAAAQMLSIMLYHKRFFPYYVSNILAGLDENGKGCIYSYDPIGHCEKTTYRAGGSAGALLQPLLDNQIGYKNQEGITPAPLTQEKAIAILKDVFTSAAERDIYTGDGITIKIITKDGIKDTSFALRKD, from the exons ATGCATCAAACGACAATGGAGCTACTAACAGAAACTGGGAAAGGACGTTTACCCGATTACGAAGTGCAGGGAGCGAAGAAAGTCAGCTTTAGCCCGTATTCCGACAATGGAGG GAGTGTCGTTGCTCTTGCCGGAGACGATTTCTGTGTCATAGCTGCCGACACACGTCTCAGTACCGGATTCTCGATCTACACGCGAGAGCAGGATAAATTGTTCTCTTTATCGAACACTACTATCTTAGGATGCTCAGGCTGCTGGTGTGATACCTTAACTTTAACTCGCCTTCTATCTGCTCGCATGCAG ATGTACAAACATGAACATCAAAAAGAAATGTCCACTCCAGCAGCAGCACAAATGTTGTCAATTATGTTGTAtcataaaagattttttcCTTACTATGTAAGCAATATACTTGCCGGTTTAGATGAAAATGGAAAAGGCTGTATATATAGTTATGATCCAATTGGGCACTGTGAGAAAACTACATATAGAGCTGGTGGTTCAGCTGGTGCACTTTTACAACCTCTTCTTGATAATCAG atcggttataaaaatcaagaagGAATTACTCCCGCACCTTTGACTCAAGAAAAAGCAATAGCGATCTTAAAAGATGTTTTTACTTCTGCAGCTGAAAGGGATATTTACACAGGTGATGGAATAACtatcaaaattattaccaAGGATGGAATAAAAGACACCAGTTTTGCTCTGAGAAAAGATTAA
- the Mbf1 gene encoding endothelial differentiation-related factor 1 homolog isoform X2 has product MSDWDTAPITLRKRAPKSSTLKTEKAVNDARRQGFTVETQAKWGGGANRQHVTTKNTAKLDRETEELKHDQIPLELGKLIQQGRQNKGMSQKDLATKVNEKAQVINDYEAGRGIPNQMVIGKIERVLGIKLRGKDRGKPLAAPGTKK; this is encoded by the exons ATGTCAGACTGGGACACCGCGCCTATTACTCTCCGCAAACGCGCCCCGAAGTCGTCCACGCTGAAAACGGAGAAG GCGGTTAACGACGCTCGGCGGCAAGGTTTTACCGTGGAGACACAGGCAAAGT GGGGTGGAGGTGCAAATAGGCAACATGTAACAACAAAGAATACAGCCAAATTGGATCGAGAAACAGAGGAATTGAAGCATGATCAAATTCCACTCGAACTCGGCAAACTTATCCAGCAGGGGCGACAAAACAAAGGAATGTCGCAAAAAGATCTTGCCACG AAAGTAAACGAGAAAGCACAAGTTATCAACGATTACGAAGCGGGACGAGGAATACCAAATCAGATGGTAATCGGTAAAATCGAGCGAGTGCTtggaattaaattacgcgGTAAAGATCGTGGTAAACCGTTAGCGGCCCCCGGGACGAAGAAGTGA
- the Mbf1 gene encoding endothelial differentiation-related factor 1 homolog isoform X1, with product MSDWDTAPITLRKRAPKSSTLKTEKVMPSSSTYAVNDARRQGFTVETQAKWGGGANRQHVTTKNTAKLDRETEELKHDQIPLELGKLIQQGRQNKGMSQKDLATKVNEKAQVINDYEAGRGIPNQMVIGKIERVLGIKLRGKDRGKPLAAPGTKK from the exons ATGTCAGACTGGGACACCGCGCCTATTACTCTCCGCAAACGCGCCCCGAAGTCGTCCACGCTGAAAACGGAGAAGGTAATGCCATCCAGCTCTACATAT GCGGTTAACGACGCTCGGCGGCAAGGTTTTACCGTGGAGACACAGGCAAAGT GGGGTGGAGGTGCAAATAGGCAACATGTAACAACAAAGAATACAGCCAAATTGGATCGAGAAACAGAGGAATTGAAGCATGATCAAATTCCACTCGAACTCGGCAAACTTATCCAGCAGGGGCGACAAAACAAAGGAATGTCGCAAAAAGATCTTGCCACG AAAGTAAACGAGAAAGCACAAGTTATCAACGATTACGAAGCGGGACGAGGAATACCAAATCAGATGGTAATCGGTAAAATCGAGCGAGTGCTtggaattaaattacgcgGTAAAGATCGTGGTAAACCGTTAGCGGCCCCCGGGACGAAGAAGTGA